Part of the Niallia alba genome is shown below.
AATAAACATGTGCACCTACCTTTATTAGGAGAAACGTCTCTTCATACTGCTGCATTATTTGACTTGGGTGTTTTCTTAGTAGTAGTTGGCGTTACAATGACCATTATTCAAACGATTGGAGAGGATGACTAATGGAATTTTTAATGGCATTCATCATCGGCATTCTATTTATGTGTGCAACGTATTTAATTCTTTCTAAGAGTCTTTTACGAATTATTATTGGAACAGGACTCTTGAGCCACGGGGTTCATTTATTATTATTAACGATGGGCGGATTAAAAAAAGGTGCTGCCCCTCTCTTAGGACAGCATGCAGAAAGGTATACTGATCCATTACCCCAAGCATTAATATTAACTGCCATTGTTATTAGCTTTGGAGTTACATCTTTCTTGTTAGTGCTCGCATACAGAACTTATCAGGAATTAGGAACGGATAATATGGAGAAGTTGAGAGGGAAAAAGTATGATTAATCTAATTCTACTTCCAATTTTAATTCCTTTATTTATGGGAATTATCTTGATTTTCTTTCATAAGAAAATCATTTTACAACGCATTTTTTCCTTGTTGAGTACTAGTACTTGCATTATTGTTGCACTATTTATGATTGATAAAATTAAAAATGCAGGAATTCAAACAGTTAATTTAAGTAATTGGGATGCACCGTTTGGGATAACGATTGTATCAGATATGGTATCAGCGCTTCTTGTGTTAACAACAAACATTATCGCATTCTGCTGCATCCTCTATTCTTTTAAAGGAATCGATAGCGAGAGAGAAAATTACTTTTATTACTCCATGATTCAATTTCTTTTAGTCGGTGTTATTGGTGCTTTTTCTACGGGGGATATTTTTAACCTGTTTGTCTTCTTTGAAGTGATGTTAATGGCTTCCTATGTACTACTTGTGCTTGGAAATACCAAAATACAGTTAAGAGAAACAGTAAAATATATTATTATAAATGTTGTCGCTTCAGCACTCTTTGTTATTGCAGTTGCTTATCTTTATTCTGTTGTTGGTACTTTAAATATGGCGTTTATTTCAGAGAGAATCAGTGGATTGGGTGATACTGGAATATTAACCGTTATTGCGGTCTTGTTTTTAATTGTTTTCGGACTAAAAGGCGCGATTTTCCCATTATTCTTCTGGCTTCCAGGATCTTATAACGCCGCTCCAATACCGATACTTGCATTATTTGGAGCTTTATTAACGAAGGTTGGCGTTTATTCAATTGCTAGAACATACTCCCTATTCTTTTACGAGGATTCATATGTCTTTGCGTTATTAGGCACTCTTGCTCTTATTACGATCATTTTAGGGGCTATCGGTTCCATTGCTTATAATGATGTAAAGAAAATAATTATCTATAATATTGTTACGGCGATTGGCGTTATTTTATTTGGATTCTCGACATTTAATACAGCTTCACTAACTGGAGCGATTTTTTATCTGATACACGACATGATTATTAAAGGAGCTCTATTCTTATTAATCGGAATCATAATTTATATTACCGGAACTAGTAATTTAAAATCTATGAGTGGATTAATAAAGAGATATCCTCTACTTGCTTGGACATTCTTTATTGCAGCACTTGGGCTAGCGGGAATTCCGCCATTAAGTGGATTTGTCGGTAAATTACTCATTATCCAAGGGGCTTTTGAAGAAAGTAATTATATTGGTGGCTTTATTATTGTTCTATCTAGTCTCCTCGTATTACTTTCTGTTATCAAGATTTTTGTTAAAGCATTTTGGGGAGATGAATCAGATAATGTTACGAAAAAGCCTATAAAGACACTTTTATTCCCTGGCTGTATACTAGTTCTTCTTTCCTTCCTTATAGGCATTGGAGTAGAGATGCTTTTACCATATATTTCTCTAGCTGCTGAGAGCCTGTTGCAACCGGAAAACTACATACATGCCGTATTAAAGGAGTGATGACAATGGCTTTTCAATTATTATTAAATTTCTTAATCAGTTTTGTTTGGATGTTTCTGAAAGGTTCCTTCGCTCCAGACACATTTCTAATCGGGTTTATTATCGGATTAATGCTCATTTATATTACAAGAAGATTTTTCACCGATAAGTTTTATTTATATCGAGTTGTTTCCATTATAAAACTTTTAGGTATTTTTCTAAGAGAACTAGTACTTTCCAATATTGCGGTGTTAAAAATTATACTTCGACCAAGGCTAAGAGTGACACCCGGAATTTTCGCCCTAGAAACAGCTTTAACAAAGAATTGGGAAATAACGATCCTTTGTAACCTTATTACCCTCACACCTGGAACGCTTGTTGTGGATATATCTGAGGACAATAAAATTCTCTATATTCATGCGATGGACATTCGTGATAAAGAGGCTACAATCAGCAGTATCAAAAATAGCTTTGAAAAAGCGATCCAAGAGGTGAGTCTTTAATGTTCCAAACGATCATGCATATATCTTTACTTATCATTTCTATTTCGACTATTTTATTCATTTATCGAGTTGTAAAGGGACCATCCACCCCTGATAGAGTGGTTGCACTTGATGCAATCGGAATTAATCTTGTTGCTATTACTGCTATTTTATCAGTAGTATTAAAAACTTCGGCCTTTTTGGAAGTTATTCTTCTTATTAGTATTTTAGCCTTTATT
Proteins encoded:
- a CDS encoding Na+/H+ antiporter subunit D — encoded protein: MINLILLPILIPLFMGIILIFFHKKIILQRIFSLLSTSTCIIVALFMIDKIKNAGIQTVNLSNWDAPFGITIVSDMVSALLVLTTNIIAFCCILYSFKGIDSERENYFYYSMIQFLLVGVIGAFSTGDIFNLFVFFEVMLMASYVLLVLGNTKIQLRETVKYIIINVVASALFVIAVAYLYSVVGTLNMAFISERISGLGDTGILTVIAVLFLIVFGLKGAIFPLFFWLPGSYNAAPIPILALFGALLTKVGVYSIARTYSLFFYEDSYVFALLGTLALITIILGAIGSIAYNDVKKIIIYNIVTAIGVILFGFSTFNTASLTGAIFYLIHDMIIKGALFLLIGIIIYITGTSNLKSMSGLIKRYPLLAWTFFIAALGLAGIPPLSGFVGKLLIIQGAFEESNYIGGFIIVLSSLLVLLSVIKIFVKAFWGDESDNVTKKPIKTLLFPGCILVLLSFLIGIGVEMLLPYISLAAESLLQPENYIHAVLKE
- a CDS encoding Na(+)/H(+) antiporter subunit F1, translated to MFQTIMHISLLIISISTILFIYRVVKGPSTPDRVVALDAIGINLVAITAILSVVLKTSAFLEVILLISILAFIGTVAFSKYLERGVIIDNDRDNH
- a CDS encoding Na(+)/H(+) antiporter subunit C; amino-acid sequence: MEFLMAFIIGILFMCATYLILSKSLLRIIIGTGLLSHGVHLLLLTMGGLKKGAAPLLGQHAERYTDPLPQALILTAIVISFGVTSFLLVLAYRTYQELGTDNMEKLRGKKYD
- a CDS encoding Na+/H+ antiporter subunit E, with translation MAFQLLLNFLISFVWMFLKGSFAPDTFLIGFIIGLMLIYITRRFFTDKFYLYRVVSIIKLLGIFLRELVLSNIAVLKIILRPRLRVTPGIFALETALTKNWEITILCNLITLTPGTLVVDISEDNKILYIHAMDIRDKEATISSIKNSFEKAIQEVSL